The proteins below are encoded in one region of Lactuca sativa cultivar Salinas chromosome 3, Lsat_Salinas_v11, whole genome shotgun sequence:
- the LOC111919136 gene encoding uncharacterized mitochondrial protein AtMg00810-like: MGFERCPQEYAVYTKKKKGSILIIGVYVDDLIVTGSHNDEIMKFKQQMSKEFGMSDLGMLTYYLGIEVNEHKNGLTLRQANYENNILKKAGMFECNPCRYPMESKLQLTKDKEGELVDPTSYRSIIGGLRYLTHTRPDIVFSVGIVNRFVEKPTKQHQVAVKHILRYVKGIVDYGLSYTKGGKNCVIGYTDSDLARDVEDRKSTCGMAFCLDKNLVTWSSQKQKFVALSSCEAEFMATNNATCQGIWISRSLGLLTGRKPGPLELNVDNKSALDLMKNLVFHGRSKHIDTRYHFSRDHIERGNVIVKHVNTNEQKADILTKPMNKVKFEAMQKLIGVKDVKIPD, encoded by the coding sequence ATGGGGTTTGAAAGGTGTCCACAAGAGTATGCAGTTTACACGAAGAAAAAGAAGGGGAGCATACTAATAATCGGTGTCTATGTTGATGATCTCATTGTCACAGGTAGTCATAATGATGAGATAATGAAGTTCAAACAACAAATGAGCAAGGAGTTTGGAATGAGTGACCTTGGGATGCTAACTTACTATTTAGGCATTGAGGTTAATGAACATAAAAATGGTCTCACATTGAGACAAGCGAATTATGAAAACAACATCCTAAAGAAGGCTGGGATGTTTGAATGTAATCCTTGCAGGTACCCCATGGAGTCAAAACTACAATTGACTAAGGATAAAGAAGGTGAACTCGTGGATCCTACTTCATATCGAAGCATCATAGGAGGGCTAAGATATCTTACTCACACACGACCCGACATAGTTTTTTCTGTAGGCATTGTGAATCGTTTCGTGGAGAAACCAACCAAGCAACATCAAGTAGCTGTGAAGCACATACTAAGGTATGTAAAAGGGATTGTGGACTATGGTTTATCATATACGAAAGGTGGAAAGAATTGTGTGATTGGATACACTGATAGTGATCTAGCAAGAGATGTTGAAGATAGAAAAAGTACATGTGGAATGGCGTTTTGCTTAGACAAAAATCTTGTTACTTGGAGTTCACAaaagcaaaagtttgttgcattgTCATCATGTGAAGCAGAATTTATGGCAACTAATAATGCAACATGTCAAGGAATTTGGATAAGTAGGTCGCTTGGTTTGTTGACCGGAAGAAAACCTGGTCCACTTGAATTGAATGTGGATAACAAGTCAGCTTTGGATTTGATGAAAAATCTAGTCTTTCATGGAAGAAGTAAACATATTGATACAAGATATCACTTCAGTCGTGATCATATAGAAAGAGGCAATGTTATAGTAAAGCATGTGAATACTAATGAGCAGAAAGCTGACATCTTGACCAAGCCTATGAACAAAGTGAAGTTTGAAGCAATGCAAAAGTTGATTGGAGTAAAAGACGTGAAGATTCCAGATTAA